Proteins encoded by one window of Nicotiana tabacum cultivar K326 chromosome 10, ASM71507v2, whole genome shotgun sequence:
- the LOC107773447 gene encoding uncharacterized protein LOC107773447: protein MRNSLLFFTFIALFIAYFLFQVHAAAPAGPLIKHLNSLLKWSRSTSKTPQSDGNILQFEDGYLVETVVEGNGLGVVPYKIRVSHDGELFAVDALNSKIVRITPPLSQYSRARLVAGSFQGHTGHVDGKPSDARFKDPKGVTMDDKGNIYVADTANLAIRKIGEAGVTTIAGGKSNVPGYRDGPSEDAQFSSDFDVIYIRPTCSLLVVDRGNAALRQISLSQEDCDYQYSSVSTIDIVMVIGAILIGYAACMLQQGFGSKMQVQVEVEQQEPSLIKEKPTPVVEIVKEEQEAGWPSFGQLVWDLSKLAVEALGSLFGYVVPLHIRHKSFSRPGLTPLKDSLNMPEDQVEPPLVQKQRAPAPASESRQVPTVGDKFPEGKPTKLRSSSFKDPTLSTKHRSSRRHEYAEYYRTSGEVPPYGHVRSKSQKERTKHRRQDKGVEAGVEAKPTEMKPVNYEDPKYAHYNMRSKYGDPFPRYS from the exons ATGAGAAATTCCCTTTTGTTTTTCACTTTCATAGCTCTTTTTATTGCTTATTTTCTATTTCAGGTACATGCCGCTGCCCCTGCTG GGCCGTTGATAAAGCACTTGAATTCTCTACTCAAATGGTCTAGGTCTACCTCTAAAACTCCCCAATCAG ATGGGAATATTCTTCAATTTGAAGATGGCTACTTAGTTGAGACTGTTGTTGAAGGAAATGGACTTGGTGTTGTTCCATATAAGATCCGTGTCTCACATGATGGTGAACTATTTGCTGTTGATGCTCTTAATAGCAAAATTGTTCGAATTACTCCCCCATTATCTCAGT ATAGTAGAGCAAGATTGGTTGCTGGTTCATTTCAAGGTCACACTGGCCACGTGGACGGGAAGCCAAGTGATGCTCGTTTTAAAGATCCAAAAGGAGTTACCATGGATGACAAAGGAAATATTTATGTTGCTGATACTGCTAATTTGGCTATTAGGAAGATTGGAGAAGCAG gCGTGACAACAATTGCTGGAGGAAAGTCTAATGTTCCAGGATACAGGGATGGGCCAAGTGAGGATGCACAATTCTCAagcgactttgatgttatatacATTCGGCCAACTTGTTCATTACTTGTTGTTGATCGAGGAAATGCTGCTCTTAGGCAAATTTCTCTCAGCCAGGAAGATTGTGACTACCAGTACAGCTCAGTATCAACCATAG ATATTGTCATGGTTATTGGTGCTATTTTAATAGGGTATGCTGCGTGTATGCTCCAGCAGGgatttggttccaagatg CAAGTACAGGTGGAAGTGGAGCAACAGGAACCTTCTTTAATCAAGGAGAAGCCCACTCCTGTTGTTGAAATTGTTAAAGAAGAACAGGAAGCAGGATGGCCATCATTTGGGCAGCTTGTCTGGGATTTGTCCAAGCTTGCAGTAGAGGCTCTGGGTTCCCTTTTTGGCTATGTCGTTCCACTGCACATTAGACACAAGAGCTTTAGTAGACCTGGACTAACTCCATTGAAAGATTCACTCAACATGCCTGAAGATCAAGTTGAGCCCCCGTTAGTCCAAAAGCAGAGGGCACCAGCGCCTGCTTCTGAGAGCAGACAGGTACCAACTGTCGGTGATAAATTTCCCGAGGGAAAGCCCACCAAGCTTAGGTCTAGTAGTTTTAAAGACCCTACCTTGTCAACCAAGCACAGGTCTTCCAGACGACATGAGTATGCAGAATATTACAGGACATCAGGTGAAGTTCCTCCATACGGGCACGTGAGGTCTAAAAGCCAGAAAGAAAGAACCAAACATCGACGACAAGACAAAGGTGTAGAGGCAGGAGTCGAGGCAAAACCTACTGAAATGAAACCAGTAAACTATGAGGATCCAAAATATGCTCATTACAACATGAGGAGCAAGTATGGAGACCCTTTCCCGCGTTATTCATGA